In a single window of the Nilaparvata lugens isolate BPH chromosome 1, ASM1435652v1, whole genome shotgun sequence genome:
- the LOC111054363 gene encoding gastrula zinc finger protein XlCGF17.1-like isoform X1 produces the protein MWPSNCSTSETANATEVGGLDAHSISPVEKCTEPSVAGKKIKLYSCADCSYETRWISYLKRHMRKHTGEKPFSCDLCDYKCAQSSDLKIHVRTHTGETPFSCEYCDYKCACSRSLKSHIRTHTGETPFSCEFCDYKCAIAGNMKSHIRTHTGETPFSCEFCEYKCATASALKSHIKTHTGETPFSCELCDYKCAQSGTLKSHVRTHTGETPFSCEFCEYKCATASALKSHIRTHTGETPFSCEYCDYKCAQLTNLKNHIRTHTGETPFSCKFCDYKCARSYTLKNHIRTHTGETPYSCKFCDYKCARSYTLKNHIRTHTGETPFSCEFCEYKCATASALKSHIRTHTGETPFSCEYCDYKCAQSANLKKHIRTHEGEITTG, from the coding sequence ATGTGGCCTTCAAACTGCAGCACATCTGAAACTGCCAATGCAACAGAAGTTGGTGGACTGGATGCACATTCAATCTCTCCAGTGGAAAAGTGCACTGAGCCATCTGTGGCTGGCAAAAAGATCAAGCTCTACAGCTGTGCTGACTGCAGCTATGAAACAAGATGGATCAGTTATTTAAAGAGACACATGAGAAAACACACTGGAGAAAAGCCTTTCAGTTGTGATCtatgtgactataaatgtgctcaatcaaGTGATTTGAAGATACAtgtcagaacacatacaggagaaacacctttcagctgcgagtattgtgactataaatgtgcttgCTCAAGATctttgaaatcacatatcagaacacatacaggagaaacacctttcagctgcgagttttgtgatTATAAATGTGCTATTGCAGGGAATATGaaatcacatatcagaacacatacaggagaaacacctttcagctgcgagttttgtgaaTATAAATGTGCTACTGCAAGTGctttgaaatcacatatcaaaacacatacaggagaaacacctttcagctgcgagttatgtgactataaatgtgctcaatctGGTACTTTGAAATCACATGtaagaacacatacaggagaaacacctttcagctgtgaGTTTTGTGAATATAAATGTGCTACTGCAAGTGctttgaaatcacatatcagaacacatacaggagaaacacctttcagctgcgagtattgtgactataaatgtgctcaattAACTAATTTGAAGAATCATATCAGAACACacacaggagaaacacctttcagctgcaagttttgcgactataaatgtgctcggtCATATACTTTGAAGAatcatatcagaacacatacaggagaaacaccttacAGCTGCAAGTTTTgcgactataaatgtgctcggtCATATACTTTGAAGAatcatatcagaacacatacaggagaaacacctttcagctgcgagttttgtgaaTATAAATGTGCTACTGCAAGTGctttgaaatcacatatcagaacacatacaggagaaacacctttcagctgcgagtattgtgactataaatgtgctcaatctGCTAATTTGAAGAAACATATAAGAACACATGAAGGAGAAATAACTACTGGCTGA